A region of the Cytobacillus sp. IB215665 genome:
TTCTATTAACTTATCTTTCAGATTTACAGCATGAATAGGATCCTCTAACGTTCCATATACATGAAAATGAGTCAAATTCTTTTCCTCAAGTTTTGAACCTACTAATGGTCCAAGTGAATCACCAGTTGATCGATCGGTACCAATACAGACGAATACAATTGGTTGCTGAATTTCTTGTGGTAAGGAGGAAAGGAGTTTTGTTGCTAAGCTATTAATTGCGTGACCATCCTCATGAGACACACGAGTACTTTCATTAACAATATTTAAAAATTTCGGTTTAAGATTCATAGCTTTCACTCCTTTGTAATAGTAGTAACAGTATACGGAGGAAAAATTAAAACTATACATAAAATAGTTAAATGAAAAGAGGGAGCATGAGTATGTTAAAGTCTGGATTGAAGTGGATGTTTTTAATATTAGGCACAATGATTGGAGCAGGCTATGCATCTGGAAGAGAGATTTGGCAGTTTTTTGGACAAGAAAGTGGACTTGCTATCATCATTTTTACTTTAATATTTATCATTAGTTGCTTTGTCATTATGAAAATAAGTTACGAGGAGCAATCTGAACATTTTCTACCTGTCTTGCAAAGACTAGTAGGTAAACGATTATCTTTAGCATATGATTGGATGATAATATTATATTTATTTACTACTACTGTTGTTATGCTTGCAGGTGGAGGAGCTACACTAGAAATATTACAGATTCCATATTGGATAGGAATATTAATTTTTTGCTTCATGCTTGTATTCTTGTTTATATGGGATTTAAAAGGAATTGTATCCATTAATATTTTTATTCTACCGATTTTAATTATTAGTTTAATGGTAACATTATTTCTGTTTTTATATAAAAATGGACAAAGTATTAATCTCAATCTTAATGAACAATCAAATTGGCCGTCTGCATTTACTTTTACAGCATTAAATATTCTACCTTTAGTTGCTGTTCTTTCAGCAATTGGTAAAGAAATAAAAAGGGTTGGTGAGGCATGGATTGCAAGTATAGGGAGTGGCTTATTATTAGGGATTATTTCATTTATTTATAATCAGTCATTATTACAAATAGCTAGTGAAATGATACTTTATGAGATTCCGTTATTTGGAGTATTGAAATACTTTCCATATGCCATGTTGATTATTATGTCATTTTTATTATGGTCAGCCATCTATACAACTGCTGCTTCTGGCATATTCGGTTTAACAACGAGATTTCGAAAGAAAATAAAGCTCCCGTTTTGGCTCCTTGCATTGTTAACTTTAATTACTATGATTCCGTTTACGTCATTTGGATTTGCTACATTAGTATCTGTTCTCTATCCTATCTATGGTGTCATAAATTTATATTTGCTTGCAGCAATATTGATCCATCCTATTGCAAATCGGTATAAATGGGAATGAAAACTTGGTAATATAGTAGTATCGACTTTACTATAAGCAGTTTCCTGAATATTAAAGGCTCTTTTCGTAAACATTGTTGCTATTGTTATTAAGTTAGAACTATAAAAAGTGGTTTTATGTTGTTAGTCATCATTGTACAGAAGAAAAGATGCCACGAACGATAGTTATAATCGTATGTAGCTCTAATTATGAAAAACAACAATCAATGCGAAAACAGTCATGTTAAATGATGAAAATAGATGTATGAAAGGATAGTGTAAGTTGGAAAATAAACAATTTGGAATAAATGATATCGTTGAAATGAAAAAGCAACACCCTTGTGGTGTGAATAGATGGAAAATTATCCGTATGGGTATGGACATTAGGATTAAATGTGAAGGGTGTGGACATAGTGTAATGCTTCCAAGAAAAGAATTCACACGTAAAATGAAAAAAATTATTGAAAAATATGAGGAATAATTTAAAGTTATCCGTACTTTAGTTAGTAAAAAAACATGCTAATTTGAAATAACCTCTTATAAGGGTGATACGAAGGTGAGAGTAAAGTATAAAACAGCTTGTCCGTTAAATTGTTGGGATAGTTGTGGTTTTGAAGTAACAGTTGAAAATAATATGGTTGTAAAAATTGAAGGAGATCAAGATCACCCGATTACAAAAGGTAAAATTTGTGGAAGGGGTAGGATGCTTGAACACCGAGCAAATTCTAATGAAAGAGTAAAATATCCACTAAAAAAAGTGAATGGGACGTTTCAAAGAATTTCATGGGAGCAAGCGCTAAATGAAATTTCTAATAAACTAGCTGCTATTAAGAAAACATACGGTACGACAGCAGTACTTCATAGCCATGATTACTCAAATAGTGGATTGTTAACAAACCTTGATAAACGTTTCTTTAATTGCTATGGAGGAGTTACGGAACTAACAGGTAGCATTTGTTGGGGAGCAGGCATAGAAGCACAAACTTGGGATTTCGGTGATTCATATAGTCATAGTCCAGATGACGTATTTAATAGCAAAAATATAGTGATTTGGGGTAGAAATGTAGCGCGTACGAACATGCATTTATACGCTAATTTAACCAAAGCCAAAAAGCAAGGTGCGAATATTATAGTTATTGATCCAATGTCAAATGCAACTGCAAAATTAAGTAATGAATATGTTTCGATTAAGCCTGGTATGGACGGTTTGTTAGCGATAGGTATTATGAAAGAGATCGTGCGCCTCAATTTACAAGATCAACAATTTATTGATGACCATACGCTTGGCTATAGTGATTTACTGAACATACTTGAAGAAATAACACTAGATGAACTTGAAGAGCTTACAGATGTATCGAAAGATATTATGACAAAATTAGCTCATATATATGCGAATGAGCCAACAATGACTTATTTAGGTTTAGGTATGCAAAG
Encoded here:
- a CDS encoding DUF951 domain-containing protein, with the protein product MENKQFGINDIVEMKKQHPCGVNRWKIIRMGMDIRIKCEGCGHSVMLPRKEFTRKMKKIIEKYEE